From a single Fulvivirga ulvae genomic region:
- a CDS encoding REP-associated tyrosine transposase: MSRKYKFQDQSKLYFVSFATVYWIDLFVREDYNNILIESLKYCQKEKGLEIYAWCIMPSHVHLIIGTEDKPMQDILRDFKSFTSRKLKEEIQNHPSESRREWIKWMMERAGNKNGNNNGWQLWQQHNHPIELSDNKMMEQRLDYLHMNPVVAGFVSEPSYWKYSSAVDYSGGKGLLNILFIE; this comes from the coding sequence ATGAGTAGAAAGTACAAATTCCAGGACCAAAGCAAACTATACTTTGTCAGCTTTGCTACTGTCTACTGGATAGACCTGTTTGTAAGGGAAGATTACAACAACATTTTGATAGAAAGCTTAAAGTATTGTCAAAAAGAAAAAGGGCTTGAAATCTATGCATGGTGCATTATGCCGAGTCATGTTCATTTGATCATAGGGACAGAAGACAAGCCCATGCAGGACATATTGAGAGATTTCAAAAGTTTTACTTCGCGTAAATTAAAAGAGGAAATCCAAAACCATCCTTCGGAAAGCAGACGTGAATGGATAAAGTGGATGATGGAGCGTGCAGGAAACAAAAACGGCAACAACAACGGTTGGCAGCTTTGGCAGCAGCACAACCATCCTATAGAGCTGTCAGATAATAAAATGATGGAGCAGCGTTTGGATTATTTACACATGAATCCCGTAGTTGCGGGGTTTGTGAGTGAGCCGTCCTACTGGAAATATAGCAGTGCGGTTGATTATAGTGGTGGCAAGGGCCTGTTGAATATTTTGTTTATCGAGTAA
- a CDS encoding DUF6678 family protein produces MKPEELDSYLHLKYSGSFMNNAKWIKLLEHLTSVLGAVHLYYKLVYSDELRLTSFDAPDTEPFFIEPILYKEVEWVIFPKEYKDYVSPNNLKAGLTSYNQNIEKIEQEICSIGEFEIECSNLGLKLYGYR; encoded by the coding sequence ATGAAACCTGAAGAGTTAGATAGTTATTTACATTTGAAATACAGTGGTTCATTTATGAATAATGCAAAATGGATCAAATTGCTGGAACATTTGACCAGTGTCTTGGGAGCGGTTCATCTATATTATAAATTGGTCTATTCTGATGAGTTAAGACTAACTTCCTTTGATGCCCCAGATACTGAACCTTTCTTTATTGAGCCAATTTTATACAAAGAAGTGGAATGGGTCATCTTCCCAAAAGAATATAAAGATTATGTATCACCGAATAATCTCAAGGCAGGATTGACGTCATACAACCAAAATATTGAGAAAATAGAGCAGGAGATTTGCTCAATTGGTGAGTTTGAAATTGAATGCTCTAATTTGGGCTTAAAGCTTTATGGATATAGGTAA
- a CDS encoding nuclear transport factor 2 family protein encodes MDTKKLVKAWFDHWESGDFLNLPVTENFRHTSPFGTIYGKKAYFDLVEKNKDKFLGQHFELHDGIYETNKACVRYTARQGDDFYLDVSEWYYFKDNLIEEIVAYYHIGEIREERKLQE; translated from the coding sequence ATGGATACAAAAAAGCTCGTAAAAGCATGGTTTGACCATTGGGAAAGTGGTGATTTCCTCAACTTACCGGTTACAGAAAATTTCAGACACACAAGCCCGTTTGGTACCATCTATGGTAAAAAAGCTTATTTCGACCTGGTAGAGAAAAACAAAGACAAGTTTCTGGGGCAACACTTTGAACTGCACGACGGGATTTACGAAACCAACAAGGCTTGCGTACGGTACACTGCCAGGCAGGGAGATGATTTCTATCTGGATGTAAGCGAGTGGTATTATTTTAAGGATAACCTCATCGAGGAAATAGTAGCGTACTACCACATAGGCGAGATCAGAGAAGAGAGAAAACTTCAGGAATAG
- a CDS encoding glycosyl hydrolase family 18 protein has protein sequence MKKQPVLTLILLILGVICAQAQYEFPDCATPWDPNNAEHTQGDKVSYNGLNYEAKWYTNTTPGSDGSWQNLGACGDGGLGPDYDGPQRIIGYLPTWVEGYDIANEFNPEVVTHVNISFLMFKQNNNNYNSSDFASIAFDETQEYKVDSVLFDLGVLQKAQQKGVTVSVALGGATDFAFIWLMDKYHNNDQKLNEIADLIINYMDERGLDGVDLDMECWWADANITGTSDQGGRVRGSKWGDSDQGPHPAAIGLTRLAQKLRQKDPSKLLSAAVFGTSWYGNNYDDELVDHLDWLGLMTYDFTGSWDASPSGPHSALYKVPLNTYPGQSANNPIYSAQDALEYWMGLAEPAWNHDGGFSVPKSKLVLGVPMYGYDFSQQKPAGNGFVYVPYKDIVAEFPNAPTSYDANDSRMLQGNVTGNGRNIYYNTPKLAGKKLEYSRDYGHQGLIIWELTQDVDYNSGGSLLKAINDAAGNTDVNQSPNVSWVAPVNMETFVMSSFTPITLRASASDADGTIAGVTFEANGSQVTGTLNGSYYEAQVTPTAYGELTLKATAVDNEGASSSQTIKVTIADEAGNLPPVVTVTNPSNGEVITQSELSEIRLSAMVTDDSDVPNVTFTINGQAQSTTANGDEYYVLWTPAAEGAYSLTVEATDSESASTIVEIAFEVIIQTSGCDAPQWDAATVYAAAGNIVQYNGKLYSNQWWTQGETPGQAAVWEFIEDCNGQSDPCGEAWQSGKVYAASGTEVVYENKVYRNKWWTQGDNPAAGGVWEYVRDCNATFNYGTGGSGSMAYPNPFTSSLNMRVKVERKGDVSLKMINAQGTIVIDQNAGQLDQGWYEFSLDGASLKAGIYLYQVEINGEIVRSARVIKE, from the coding sequence ATGAAAAAACAACCTGTTTTAACTTTAATCCTACTCATACTAGGCGTGATATGCGCCCAGGCTCAATATGAGTTTCCGGACTGCGCTACGCCGTGGGACCCCAATAACGCTGAGCATACGCAAGGCGATAAGGTGTCCTACAACGGCCTCAATTATGAAGCTAAATGGTATACCAACACCACGCCGGGCAGCGACGGAAGCTGGCAAAACCTTGGTGCTTGTGGAGACGGTGGCCTGGGACCTGACTATGACGGCCCTCAGCGGATCATTGGTTATCTGCCCACGTGGGTAGAAGGCTATGATATTGCCAATGAGTTTAATCCCGAGGTAGTAACCCATGTGAACATCTCATTTTTGATGTTTAAGCAAAACAACAACAATTACAACAGCAGCGATTTCGCTTCCATTGCTTTCGATGAAACGCAGGAGTACAAAGTGGATTCCGTGCTGTTTGACTTGGGAGTGTTGCAAAAAGCACAGCAAAAAGGTGTGACCGTATCCGTTGCACTTGGTGGAGCTACTGACTTTGCCTTCATCTGGCTAATGGATAAATACCACAATAATGATCAAAAGCTGAATGAGATCGCCGACCTGATCATCAACTATATGGATGAAAGGGGCCTCGATGGTGTTGATCTGGATATGGAGTGCTGGTGGGCAGATGCTAACATCACTGGCACCAGTGATCAGGGAGGCCGCGTGCGTGGTAGCAAATGGGGTGATAGCGATCAGGGACCGCACCCGGCAGCTATCGGACTTACCAGATTGGCTCAGAAACTGCGCCAAAAAGACCCTTCGAAGCTGCTATCCGCAGCGGTATTCGGCACCTCATGGTATGGCAATAACTATGACGATGAGTTGGTCGATCACCTGGACTGGTTAGGCCTGATGACTTATGATTTCACCGGGTCGTGGGATGCCTCACCTTCTGGCCCTCATTCGGCTCTGTATAAGGTACCCTTAAATACTTATCCCGGACAGTCGGCCAATAACCCGATCTACAGTGCGCAGGATGCCCTGGAATACTGGATGGGTCTGGCAGAACCCGCATGGAACCATGATGGAGGTTTTTCAGTGCCCAAAAGCAAGCTTGTGCTGGGCGTGCCTATGTATGGCTACGACTTTTCACAACAAAAACCCGCAGGCAATGGCTTTGTATATGTACCATACAAAGACATTGTAGCTGAGTTTCCCAATGCTCCTACAAGTTATGATGCTAATGACAGCCGCATGTTGCAGGGTAATGTTACCGGTAATGGTCGAAACATCTACTACAACACACCAAAGCTTGCAGGCAAGAAGCTGGAATATTCCCGTGATTATGGCCACCAGGGCCTCATCATCTGGGAGCTTACCCAGGATGTGGACTACAACTCTGGCGGTAGCCTACTGAAAGCCATCAATGATGCTGCCGGTAATACTGATGTTAACCAAAGCCCCAATGTAAGCTGGGTTGCACCTGTTAATATGGAAACTTTTGTGATGAGTTCCTTTACCCCGATTACGCTAAGGGCTTCTGCATCCGATGCAGATGGTACTATAGCCGGTGTAACCTTCGAGGCCAATGGCAGCCAGGTGACAGGTACGCTTAATGGCAGCTATTATGAAGCCCAGGTAACTCCCACGGCTTATGGTGAACTAACACTGAAAGCTACAGCCGTGGATAATGAAGGAGCCTCCTCATCACAAACTATCAAAGTTACTATTGCTGACGAAGCCGGCAATTTACCGCCAGTGGTAACCGTTACAAATCCTTCCAATGGAGAAGTCATTACCCAAAGCGAGCTTAGCGAAATCAGGCTGAGTGCTATGGTAACGGATGACAGCGATGTACCTAATGTAACCTTCACCATCAATGGACAAGCCCAAAGCACAACGGCCAATGGGGATGAATACTATGTCCTGTGGACTCCTGCAGCAGAAGGCGCCTATAGCCTTACGGTAGAGGCTACCGATAGTGAAAGTGCCTCCACTATTGTAGAGATAGCCTTTGAGGTTATAATACAAACCAGTGGCTGCGATGCTCCTCAATGGGATGCAGCTACGGTATATGCTGCTGCCGGAAATATTGTCCAATACAATGGCAAGCTTTACAGCAACCAGTGGTGGACGCAGGGCGAAACTCCGGGACAGGCTGCCGTTTGGGAGTTTATTGAAGACTGCAACGGACAATCAGACCCATGTGGAGAGGCATGGCAGTCAGGAAAAGTATATGCTGCATCCGGCACCGAAGTAGTTTATGAAAACAAGGTTTACCGCAACAAGTGGTGGACTCAGGGGGACAACCCGGCGGCCGGTGGAGTTTGGGAGTATGTACGCGATTGCAATGCTACGTTCAACTATGGAACTGGCGGATCGGGCAGCATGGCATACCCTAACCCTTTCACCTCAAGCCTTAATATGAGAGTAAAGGTTGAGCGTAAAGGTGATGTATCGCTAAAAATGATCAACGCTCAGGGTACTATCGTCATAGATCAAAATGCAGGGCAGTTGGATCAGGGTTGGTATGAGTTTTCGCTGGATGGTGCTTCGTTGAAAGCAGGGATTTACCTATACCAGGTGGAGATCAATGGTGAGATTGTCAGAAGTGCAAGAGTGATTAAAGAATAA
- a CDS encoding helix-turn-helix domain-containing protein has product MDFQTHKLDINAKNFNGIIVDKIPHENPYDFTKIHRHDYYEILFFTEGAGGEQIIDFVKYKTLQKAVYIISPGQVHLLKRKPGENGFSIQFTKEFLQLNLYSAHQEWISVLQSQTEITISAEKYDRLYDLVKGLLTVFEERTEMSFHKVVSYFSLVLIEVYEIVNEKPGFRKDTPLAMQFTDLVQKHYKTHRTVQHYADMMGVSASKLNSEIGNSLGKSPKQIIQEHLLIEIKRLLTVNELSHKEVSVELNFDSQNSYNRFIKVSTGKTPSALKQELIEIHK; this is encoded by the coding sequence ATGGACTTTCAAACCCACAAGCTTGACATCAATGCAAAGAACTTCAACGGCATCATTGTAGATAAGATACCGCATGAGAACCCATACGACTTCACCAAAATCCACCGGCATGATTATTATGAAATACTCTTTTTTACGGAGGGTGCAGGTGGTGAGCAGATCATTGATTTTGTAAAATATAAAACGCTACAAAAAGCTGTTTATATCATATCTCCGGGACAGGTACATCTGTTAAAAAGAAAGCCTGGCGAAAATGGTTTTTCAATTCAGTTTACCAAAGAATTTTTACAGCTTAACCTGTATTCAGCTCACCAGGAATGGATCAGTGTTTTGCAAAGCCAGACGGAGATTACAATTTCTGCTGAAAAATATGACAGGTTATATGATCTTGTAAAAGGATTATTAACAGTATTTGAGGAAAGAACTGAGATGTCTTTTCATAAAGTGGTCAGTTATTTTAGCCTGGTGCTTATTGAGGTTTATGAAATTGTAAATGAAAAGCCTGGCTTCCGCAAAGACACTCCACTGGCCATGCAGTTCACCGACTTGGTTCAGAAGCATTACAAGACCCACAGAACTGTGCAACATTATGCTGATATGATGGGGGTTTCCGCTAGCAAACTCAACAGTGAAATTGGCAATTCACTCGGGAAATCGCCAAAACAAATTATCCAGGAGCACCTGCTCATAGAAATTAAAAGGCTGCTTACAGTTAATGAATTATCACATAAAGAGGTCTCCGTCGAATTGAATTTTGACAGCCAGAATTCCTACAACCGCTTTATCAAAGTCAGCACCGGCAAAACCCCATCAGCCTTAAAGCAGGAATTGATTGAAATTCATAAATAA
- a CDS encoding T9SS type A sorting domain-containing protein yields the protein MKLLHFPYLILLLLLNSPALFSQKQANNWYFGNQAAITFSQNAPQPIYTSRASSIGATASVSDSNGNLLFYSNGESVWNANHEIMLNGDSLTGSKNATNVAYSVPNPQNAQEYYLFTIQTDPYVNDQDFRKAAVYYSVINMNVDNGRGGIDKNRKNILLRDSVTEKISAVPHNNGTDFWLLLHEIGNNNFPVYKITSTGISFSHSTPIGSPHTYNLTELQGHMKASPDNSKLAVTFRAYNPDTQSPVSAPFEIFDFDNASGALSNVQNLGYYSLQYGVSFSPNSELVYLHGFTETGVNPGDLLYQFNLKASDPQSTRKGLLRTNNQAQDYFGLANFSLQLGPDGRLYGAGNLKQTNKQARNILLVINQPNETGQASNVEIVSFDWEEQRIGIDLPNFIQSIFEDLTPTDNPNAPCSEESSLFLKPNPAKAYLQIELTSRCFKPYYLTIYNVSGQSLGKYFINTRESPKIDLNHLAPGLYILIIELPEQRMVKKLLKIDPETEN from the coding sequence ATGAAACTCCTCCATTTTCCATACCTAATTCTTCTATTACTACTAAATAGTCCTGCATTGTTCTCCCAGAAGCAGGCTAATAACTGGTACTTTGGAAATCAGGCGGCCATAACCTTTTCGCAGAATGCACCGCAACCGATATACACCAGCCGTGCGAGTTCCATTGGTGCTACGGCTTCAGTGTCAGATTCCAACGGTAATCTTTTGTTTTATAGTAATGGGGAAAGCGTATGGAATGCTAACCATGAAATAATGCTGAATGGTGATAGCCTGACTGGTTCTAAAAATGCCACCAATGTAGCTTATAGTGTTCCAAACCCTCAAAATGCTCAAGAATATTACCTTTTTACAATCCAAACGGATCCTTATGTTAACGATCAGGATTTTCGTAAAGCCGCTGTTTATTATTCTGTCATAAACATGAATGTGGACAATGGAAGAGGAGGCATAGATAAAAACCGAAAGAATATCCTGCTAAGGGACAGTGTAACTGAAAAAATCTCTGCTGTACCTCATAATAATGGGACAGACTTCTGGCTCTTGTTGCACGAGATTGGGAACAATAACTTTCCAGTTTACAAAATAACTTCCACCGGTATATCATTTAGCCATAGCACGCCTATTGGCAGTCCTCATACTTATAATTTAACTGAGCTACAAGGACACATGAAAGCCTCTCCGGACAATAGCAAGCTGGCGGTCACGTTCCGGGCCTATAATCCGGATACACAAAGTCCCGTATCTGCTCCATTTGAAATTTTTGATTTTGATAATGCATCAGGGGCGTTATCCAATGTTCAAAACCTGGGCTATTACAGCCTGCAATATGGTGTCTCCTTTTCTCCAAATAGTGAGCTGGTGTATCTACATGGGTTTACCGAAACTGGCGTGAACCCTGGAGATCTGCTATACCAGTTTAACCTTAAGGCCAGTGATCCTCAATCAACCCGAAAAGGACTGCTCAGGACGAATAATCAGGCTCAGGATTATTTTGGGCTTGCTAATTTTAGTTTGCAGTTAGGGCCTGACGGAAGATTGTATGGGGCTGGAAATTTAAAGCAGACCAATAAGCAGGCGAGAAATATTCTACTCGTAATCAATCAACCGAATGAGACGGGCCAGGCTTCCAACGTAGAAATAGTTTCCTTCGATTGGGAAGAACAGCGAATTGGAATTGATCTGCCTAATTTCATTCAATCCATATTTGAAGATTTAACGCCTACCGATAATCCCAATGCTCCTTGTTCGGAAGAAAGCAGCCTCTTCTTAAAGCCAAATCCTGCCAAAGCCTATTTACAAATTGAACTTACTTCGAGATGCTTCAAACCTTACTACCTTACCATCTATAATGTTTCAGGCCAATCCCTGGGGAAATACTTCATTAATACCCGGGAATCACCAAAAATTGATTTAAACCATCTGGCTCCGGGATTATACATCCTTATTATTGAGTTGCCGGAACAGCGAATGGTCAAAAAACTTTTAAAAATTGACCCGGAAACCGAAAACTAG
- a CDS encoding metallophosphoesterase family protein, with product MYSKPTTSPDRLVSGRISRVFLLILAALIWTGCNSGQKEKESTVAAKDSATVKYSFVVMGCNRISWHDDGTAWENSEYYNEAHTNLTQLNATFDDAMKLDPVPDYFFFVGDLVLAESQDTSVLVDQLKAWKKLYADHPISKSKIKMVAVPGNHEFLYSTPPDYNEVPNEYANEIWLRLMPEFIIGNNGPGPGGPDSLLKDESRLTYSFDHQNDHFVLMNTDTYNEPGKVPVHWITNDINSWRAANPEGHIFVMGHKPAYDAKGLATGDTSDPGLAWNKAQIDQLWGTMNKNRSEAMLSAHEHLFWAGQPEGSKSWQIIAGNGGTTLDSGDYFGFTEVKVMDDGTVKAYSHGRPVPSPDYGALMGSTTVRDTFDITWASGQ from the coding sequence ATGTATTCAAAACCAACAACTTCGCCCGACCGCCTGGTTTCCGGAAGAATTTCCCGTGTATTTCTTCTGATTCTGGCAGCACTCATATGGACCGGCTGTAATTCCGGCCAAAAAGAAAAAGAAAGTACCGTTGCAGCAAAAGATTCTGCTACGGTTAAATATTCATTCGTAGTTATGGGCTGCAATCGCATCTCCTGGCATGACGATGGCACGGCATGGGAAAATTCCGAATACTACAACGAAGCCCACACCAACCTCACCCAGCTCAATGCTACTTTTGACGATGCCATGAAGCTGGACCCTGTACCGGATTACTTCTTTTTTGTGGGTGACCTGGTGCTGGCAGAAAGCCAGGACACCAGCGTGCTGGTCGACCAGTTGAAGGCCTGGAAAAAGCTTTATGCTGATCATCCTATTTCAAAAAGCAAAATAAAGATGGTGGCCGTACCCGGAAACCATGAGTTCCTTTACTCTACACCACCTGACTACAATGAAGTACCCAACGAGTATGCCAACGAGATTTGGCTACGGTTAATGCCTGAATTTATCATCGGCAACAATGGCCCCGGCCCAGGAGGCCCTGACAGCCTGCTGAAAGATGAAAGCAGGCTTACCTACTCGTTTGATCACCAAAATGACCATTTTGTGCTGATGAATACCGATACCTACAACGAGCCTGGCAAAGTTCCTGTACATTGGATCACCAACGACATCAACTCGTGGCGGGCTGCTAATCCGGAAGGCCATATTTTCGTAATGGGCCACAAACCGGCCTATGATGCGAAAGGACTGGCTACAGGAGATACTTCCGACCCGGGATTGGCCTGGAACAAGGCTCAGATTGACCAGTTGTGGGGCACCATGAACAAAAACCGCAGCGAAGCCATGCTGTCGGCGCACGAGCACCTTTTCTGGGCAGGTCAACCCGAGGGATCAAAGTCGTGGCAGATCATAGCCGGCAATGGAGGCACCACACTTGACAGTGGTGATTATTTTGGTTTTACCGAAGTTAAGGTCATGGATGACGGTACCGTGAAGGCATACTCACATGGCCGGCCTGTACCCTCCCCGGATTATGGAGCACTTATGGGCAGCACCACGGTAAGGGATACTTTTGATATTACGTGGGCATCTGGTCAGTAG
- a CDS encoding energy transducer TonB, whose amino-acid sequence MTKSLTSMLLILSSLTITLGQEFGDSCEEAIARANEDFGNGLMKATSYGLTIVADPEFEDFYDKYLLDRYGVINSNGGCFVTEGEECYSSRMFALIEQKYGQDFFERARAEAEKLYPKKRKTFDDEAEEDIELADSDGPYILVDVQPEFPGGLDQLYKYVEKELSERKISQDSAASRTYVQLVIDSTGNVKEVEVVKGTNPKLNSALIDIFRKMPRWTPGLRQNENVNIKLIIPFNY is encoded by the coding sequence ATGACCAAATCACTCACATCAATGCTTCTCATTTTATCTAGCCTGACTATCACTTTAGGGCAGGAGTTCGGAGACTCCTGTGAAGAAGCTATTGCCAGGGCAAATGAAGACTTTGGCAATGGACTCATGAAAGCCACATCATATGGACTAACCATTGTAGCGGATCCTGAATTTGAGGATTTTTATGACAAATACCTGCTTGACAGATATGGTGTTATTAACTCTAATGGAGGGTGTTTTGTAACCGAAGGAGAGGAATGCTATTCGTCGAGGATGTTTGCTTTGATTGAACAAAAATACGGACAGGATTTCTTTGAAAGAGCCAGAGCCGAGGCAGAAAAGCTTTATCCAAAGAAAAGAAAGACATTCGATGATGAAGCAGAGGAAGATATAGAACTGGCAGATAGTGATGGGCCGTATATATTGGTTGACGTGCAACCCGAGTTTCCTGGAGGCCTGGATCAACTTTACAAATATGTGGAGAAAGAATTAAGTGAAAGAAAAATATCTCAGGATAGTGCAGCTTCAAGGACATACGTTCAATTGGTTATTGATTCAACCGGAAATGTAAAAGAAGTTGAAGTCGTCAAGGGAACTAATCCAAAATTAAATTCCGCTCTTATAGATATTTTTAGAAAAATGCCCAGGTGGACACCAGGATTAAGACAGAATGAAAACGTGAATATTAAATTAATAATCCCGTTTAACTATTAG
- a CDS encoding arginine decarboxylase — MKTRYFDLIDQTFDFPQEEFRLTNGTLSFHDIDLMQLVNQYGTPLKFCYLPKISNNINKARKWFDEAIRKLNYAGTYNYCYCTKSSHFSYVLDEVLKNNVHIETSSSFDINIVESLKATGKIDDAHYIICNGLKEREYVKNIGRLVNNGHRRTIPVIDSIEELALLEGAVNFPINLGLRIASDEVPEVDFYTSRLGIGHKDIISFYREKIQSNAKFKLRMLHFFINTGIRDTAYYWNELTKCVDIYITLKKECPELDSLNIGGGFPIKDSLAFDYDYKGIVEEILTRIKTNCDRENVPVPHIFTEFGSFTVGESSGIIYSVLRQKQQNDKEKWYMINSSFITTLPDTWAIRKRFLMLPINHWHEEYEKVLLGGITCDSDDYYNCEQHNNSIYLPKFQRTKPLHIGFFNTGAYQDAIGGYGGIQHCLIPKPKKIIINKDDNGELMAQVFSNQQNYKQVLQLLGYQTNGAKGHEKDHSEFQFINGFERH; from the coding sequence ATGAAAACACGGTATTTCGACCTTATAGATCAGACTTTTGATTTTCCACAAGAGGAATTTCGGCTTACGAACGGCACACTTTCATTTCACGATATCGACCTGATGCAGTTGGTTAACCAGTATGGTACGCCCTTAAAGTTTTGTTACCTGCCCAAGATCTCAAACAACATCAATAAGGCCAGAAAGTGGTTTGATGAAGCGATTAGAAAGCTGAATTATGCAGGAACATACAATTATTGCTACTGCACCAAGAGCTCGCACTTCTCTTATGTGCTTGATGAAGTTTTGAAAAACAATGTGCATATAGAAACTTCATCTTCCTTCGATATCAATATTGTGGAGAGCCTGAAGGCGACCGGCAAGATCGATGACGCACATTACATAATTTGTAATGGCCTGAAAGAGCGTGAATATGTCAAAAACATTGGACGGCTGGTCAATAATGGGCATCGGCGAACCATCCCTGTTATTGACAGCATTGAAGAGCTGGCTTTACTTGAGGGTGCCGTTAACTTTCCAATCAACCTTGGACTTAGAATTGCTTCAGATGAAGTACCTGAAGTAGATTTCTATACCAGCAGGCTGGGTATTGGCCACAAAGACATCATATCTTTTTACAGGGAAAAAATTCAGTCAAATGCCAAATTCAAGTTGCGAATGCTTCATTTCTTTATCAATACAGGTATTCGGGATACTGCATATTACTGGAATGAGCTTACCAAGTGTGTAGACATTTACATTACCCTGAAAAAGGAATGCCCGGAGCTGGATAGCCTGAACATTGGAGGAGGATTTCCCATCAAGGATTCCCTGGCTTTTGACTATGATTATAAGGGAATAGTGGAAGAGATCCTTACCCGAATTAAGACCAATTGTGATCGTGAAAATGTACCGGTGCCTCACATCTTTACTGAGTTCGGATCATTTACCGTTGGCGAGAGTAGCGGTATCATTTATTCCGTACTACGCCAGAAACAGCAAAACGATAAGGAGAAATGGTATATGATCAATTCCTCGTTTATCACTACGCTGCCTGATACCTGGGCTATCAGAAAGCGCTTCCTCATGCTCCCGATCAACCACTGGCATGAAGAATATGAAAAAGTGCTTTTGGGTGGCATTACATGCGATAGTGATGATTATTATAATTGTGAGCAACACAATAACTCCATTTACCTTCCCAAATTTCAACGAACAAAGCCTCTGCACATTGGCTTTTTCAATACCGGTGCCTATCAGGATGCCATTGGGGGTTATGGTGGTATTCAGCATTGTCTTATCCCCAAGCCCAAAAAGATCATTATCAACAAAGATGATAATGGTGAGCTTATGGCGCAGGTATTTTCTAACCAGCAGAACTATAAGCAGGTACTCCAGCTTCTTGGCTATCAGACCAATGGAGCAAAGGGACACGAGAAGGACCATTCGGAGTTTCAGTTTATTAATGGGTTTGAGAGACACTAG
- a CDS encoding multidrug effflux MFS transporter, translated as MRTKKLAYPIPVFEFVALMAMMMALVALSIDSLLPALPEIAVSLDQTGSNDIQLIISMLFLGLAIGQMIYGTLSDFIGRKPAVYLGLLLFFLGCLISFFAEILPVMLAGRLLQGIGLAAPRIISIALIRDQYEGSVMAKVMSFVMSIFIIVPAIAPALGQGVLMFANWRFIFLLLSLVAVIILIWFMLRQPETLEAENRMPFSLNRIFKAIGQICGNRVALGYTIIAGFVASMFLGFLSSIQQVFETYGKAEIFAGGFAVLALFIGSASLLNAKIVVRKGMRFIVKIALYMLFAVSLIYLLLSSFSPLDFWVVMVFFVISLFCVGLLFGNLNALAMEPLGHVAGIGSSLVGSLSTFISVPFGIVIGLSFNGTAIPLIIGFLVFSLLSLGTIFWIGKAGKG; from the coding sequence ATGCGCACTAAAAAGCTTGCCTACCCCATACCTGTTTTCGAGTTTGTTGCCCTTATGGCTATGATGATGGCCCTTGTAGCCCTCTCCATAGATAGTTTACTCCCGGCGTTACCGGAAATAGCCGTCAGCCTTGATCAGACGGGTTCAAATGATATTCAACTCATCATTTCCATGCTCTTTTTAGGATTGGCTATCGGCCAGATGATTTACGGGACGCTGTCGGACTTCATAGGCAGAAAACCGGCCGTTTACCTGGGCCTGTTGCTGTTTTTTCTGGGATGCCTGATATCATTTTTTGCAGAAATACTGCCCGTAATGCTGGCTGGCCGGTTGCTACAGGGCATAGGCCTAGCTGCACCCCGAATCATCAGCATTGCCCTCATCAGAGACCAGTACGAGGGGTCAGTTATGGCCAAAGTGATGTCTTTCGTGATGTCCATATTCATCATAGTGCCAGCCATTGCTCCGGCTTTGGGGCAGGGCGTGTTGATGTTTGCCAACTGGCGGTTTATTTTCCTTTTGTTGTCATTAGTAGCTGTTATTATCCTTATCTGGTTTATGCTCAGACAACCGGAAACGCTTGAAGCAGAGAACCGAATGCCATTTTCATTGAATAGAATATTCAAAGCCATAGGCCAGATCTGCGGCAACAGGGTTGCTTTGGGGTATACTATTATAGCCGGGTTTGTAGCCAGTATGTTTCTGGGCTTCCTTAGCTCCATACAGCAGGTTTTTGAAACATACGGCAAAGCGGAAATATTTGCAGGCGGCTTTGCTGTTTTAGCGCTTTTTATTGGCAGTGCATCGTTGCTCAATGCCAAAATTGTAGTGCGTAAAGGGATGAGGTTTATTGTAAAAATAGCGCTCTATATGCTATTTGCTGTTTCCCTGATCTACCTGCTCCTCAGCTCATTTAGCCCGCTCGATTTCTGGGTTGTGATGGTGTTTTTTGTTATCAGCCTGTTTTGTGTCGGCCTCCTCTTTGGTAACCTAAATGCCCTTGCCATGGAGCCTCTGGGTCACGTAGCAGGTATCGGCAGCTCGTTGGTGGGCTCACTATCTACCTTCATTTCCGTACCTTTTGGTATTGTCATAGGCTTGAGTTTTAACGGCACAGCTATACCGTTGATCATTGGTTTTTTAGTGTTTAGTTTACTATCATTAGGTACGATTTTCTGGATCGGGAAAGCAGGGAAAGGATAA